A single region of the Montipora capricornis isolate CH-2021 chromosome 13, ASM3666992v2, whole genome shotgun sequence genome encodes:
- the LOC138030667 gene encoding uncharacterized protein — protein sequence MSITAIGDVTTILRYSHVKKQASIYVFSSGIWSSLSSCRDPSLQELTYKLPSIVLVSKAPGIIDSYRRAFARWKEFAAAKEVIEAFPAKTEHVALYLQHLLDSTQSYSVVDSAIYAIQWVLNLAGLPSPVDAPIIRDIIKAAKKMNGARVVNRKQAVTADMIGT from the exons ATGAGTATTACAGCCATTGGCGATGTTACCACTATTTTGAGGTACAGTCACGTGAAAAAGCAGGCCAGTATct atgttTTTAGCTCTGGAATCTGGTCTTCCCTTAGTAGCTGTCGTGATCCTTCTCTTCAGGAATTGACGTACAAACTACCGTCAATAGTCCTGGTTTCCAAGGCGCCTGGAATTATCGATTCTTACAGAAGGGCCTTTGCTAGATGGAAGGAGTTTGCCGCAGCCAAAGAGGTGATTGAGGCCTTTCCTGCGAAGACGGAACATGTAGCTTTGTATCTCCAGCATCTGTTAGATTCTACCCAGTCATATTCTGTTGTGGACTCGGCTATTTATGCCATTCAGTGGGTGCTTAATTTGGCAGGTTTGCCCTCCCCTGTCGACGCTCCCATCATTCGCGATATTATTAAAGCAGCCAAGAAGATGAATGGGGCTCGCGTGGTTAACAGAAAGCAAGCTGTGACAGCTGATATGATTGGGACTTAA
- the LOC138030666 gene encoding QRFP-like peptide receptor, producing the protein MNTTINGSEICSVHWNPTAYKIGATVAYCLIFVVSLVGNSCIGIIVYKTKTLRKPIDIFIVNMAMSDLLVPLIYIPKQVAELYLNFWLKSGVLGNALCKLIPFIYVVSFIVSVQSLVLISVGRFGAVVFPLRSPLISAKRCPLFILASWIVAMATISPNLFSYRLEKRNGEVSCVFNWKEAFGVSVSDTDVALAYYIAFVFIPIILLILLYSVILFNLKLQKFPGKQSPDAKIQRKKRNTNVLKLAIAIVLGLAFCKLPLTILKLAAFYTTLPCGTLLYIKIVRFLFVSYCAINPCICFAFCRNYREGLRKLLKCSSDAS; encoded by the coding sequence ATGAATACAACAATAAACGGATCCGAGATATGCTCCGTCCACTGGAATCCTACTGCATACAAGATAGGAGCAACCGTCGCTTACTGCCTTATCTTCGTTGTTTCGCTGGTCGGAAATTCCTGTAtaggaataattgtttacaaaacaaaaactttaaggAAACCAATCGACATTTTCATAGTCAATATGGCCATGTCCGACCTGCTTGTCCCACTTATCTACATTCCCAAGCAGGTTGCAGAGTTGTATCTAAACTTCTGGCTCAAGAGTGGTGTCCTCGGCAACGCCTTGTGTAAGCTGATTCCTTTCATATATGTAGTCTCCTTCATTGTGTCTGTCCAGAGCCTGGTTCTGATATCAGTGGGTCGATTTGGAGCTGTGGTATTTCCCCTCCGTTCCCCATTGATCAGTGCGAAACGGTGTCCTTTGTTTATTCTCGCCTCATGGATCGTTGCGATGGCAACCATTTCGCCAAACCTGTTCAGCTATAGGCTCGAGAAACGCAATGGAGAAGTATCTTGTGTTTTTAATTGGAAGGAAGCCTTTGGAGTATCTGTATCAGATACTGACGTTGCTCTTGCCTATTACATAGCCTTTGTCTTTATTCCCATCATCTTGTTAATCTTATTATACTCCGTCATCCTTTTTAACCTCAAGTTACAAAAGTTTCCAGGTAAACAATCCCCTGATGCTAAAATACAACGAAAGAAACGAAACACAAATGTGTTGAAGTTAGCCATAGCTATCGTGTTGGGGTTAGCGTTTTGCAAATTGCCCCTGACAATTCTGAAGTTAGCAGCTTTCTATACCACATTGCCTTGTGGCACACTCTTGTACATTAAGATTGTCAGGTTTCTTTTTGTCTCATATTGCGCCATCAATCCTTGCATCTGTTTCGCGTTTTGCAGAAACTACCGTGAAGGCCTCAGAAAACTTCTGAAGTGTTCTTCTGATGCATCGTAA